The following are from one region of the Longimicrobiaceae bacterium genome:
- a CDS encoding SDR family NAD(P)-dependent oxidoreductase translates to STPPREGPFRLEVTERGTLDNLAFRPVQRRRPGPGEVELRVLHTGLNFRDVLNALGMYPGDPGPLGLECAGVVERVGEGVAHLRPGEAVMALAPASLASHTTIPADFAVPLPAGVGAEGAATVPVTFLTALYALRDLAGLRPGERVLVHAAAGGVGIAAVQLARMMGAEVLATASPPKWDAVRALGVEHVMNSRTLDFSREVLEATGGEGVDVVLNSLAGDFIDASFAALRPGGRFVEIGKTGIWDGERVAALGRGHRYDAFDLVELAHRDPARIQALLRELGAWLEDGTLRPLPVTPFPLARAVDAFRWMAQAKHVGKVVLAAPTGDGAPPLRADATYLVTGGLGSLGIRVARWLADRGAGHLVLVGRGGPSPEAAEAVEAIRATGAEVTLARADVAREDEVRALVEGLDRPLAGVFHAAGVLADGTLAAQRWERFAPVLAPKVAGAWNLHRATEGLPLDHFVLFSSAASLLGSAGQGNYAAANAFLDALAHHRRARALPATSVNWAPWAEAGMAAGLGEARGDRWKGQGMGALSDAQGLASLGEALE, encoded by the coding sequence GAGCACGCCCCCGCGCGAGGGGCCGTTCCGGCTGGAGGTCACCGAGCGCGGCACCCTGGACAACCTGGCGTTCCGGCCGGTGCAGCGCCGCCGCCCCGGCCCCGGCGAGGTGGAGCTCCGCGTGCTGCACACCGGGCTCAACTTCCGCGACGTGCTCAACGCGCTGGGGATGTACCCGGGCGACCCGGGCCCGCTGGGGCTGGAGTGCGCCGGGGTGGTGGAGCGCGTCGGCGAGGGCGTGGCGCACCTGCGCCCCGGCGAAGCCGTGATGGCGCTGGCGCCCGCCAGCCTCGCCAGCCACACCACCATCCCCGCGGACTTCGCCGTCCCGCTCCCCGCCGGGGTGGGCGCGGAGGGCGCCGCCACGGTCCCCGTCACCTTCCTCACCGCGCTGTACGCCCTGCGCGACCTGGCGGGGCTGCGCCCCGGCGAGCGGGTGCTGGTGCACGCCGCCGCGGGCGGGGTGGGGATCGCCGCCGTGCAGCTCGCGCGGATGATGGGCGCCGAGGTGCTCGCCACCGCCAGCCCGCCCAAGTGGGACGCGGTGCGCGCCCTGGGGGTGGAGCACGTGATGAACTCCCGCACGCTCGACTTCTCGCGGGAGGTGCTGGAGGCCACCGGCGGGGAGGGGGTGGACGTGGTCCTCAACTCCCTGGCCGGCGACTTCATCGACGCGAGCTTCGCCGCGCTCCGCCCCGGCGGCCGCTTCGTGGAGATCGGGAAGACGGGGATCTGGGACGGCGAGCGCGTGGCGGCGCTGGGCAGGGGGCACCGCTACGACGCCTTCGACCTGGTGGAGCTGGCGCACCGCGACCCCGCCCGCATCCAGGCGCTCCTCCGCGAGCTGGGCGCGTGGCTGGAGGACGGCACGCTCCGGCCGCTCCCCGTCACCCCGTTCCCGCTGGCGCGGGCGGTGGACGCCTTCCGCTGGATGGCGCAGGCGAAGCACGTGGGGAAGGTGGTCCTCGCCGCCCCCACGGGAGACGGCGCGCCGCCCCTCCGCGCCGACGCCACGTACCTCGTCACCGGCGGCCTGGGGTCGCTGGGGATCCGCGTGGCGCGCTGGCTGGCCGATCGCGGCGCCGGGCACCTGGTGCTGGTGGGGCGCGGCGGGCCCTCGCCGGAGGCGGCCGAAGCCGTGGAGGCGATCCGCGCCACCGGCGCGGAGGTCACGCTCGCCCGCGCCGACGTGGCGCGCGAGGACGAGGTGCGCGCCCTGGTGGAGGGGCTGGACCGGCCGCTGGCGGGCGTCTTCCACGCCGCCGGGGTGCTGGCCGACGGGACGCTGGCCGCCCAGCGGTGGGAGCGCTTCGCCCCGGTGCTGGCGCCCAAGGTGGCGGGCGCGTGGAACCTGCACCGGGCCACGGAGGGGCTCCCGCTGGACCACTTCGTCCTCTTCTCCTCCGCGGCCTCGCTGCTGGGCTCCGCGGGGCAGGGGAACTACGCCGCGGCCAACGCCTTCCTGGACGCGCTGGCCCACCACCGCCGCGCCCGCGCCCTCCCCGCCACCAGCGTGAACT